One Melospiza georgiana isolate bMelGeo1 chromosome 12, bMelGeo1.pri, whole genome shotgun sequence genomic window carries:
- the LOC131088617 gene encoding testis-specific serine/threonine-protein kinase 2-like — translation MDAVVLKKKGYSLGATLGEGSYGKVKAAYSHRLKCKVAIKIIDKKKISQNVLEKFLPREMEALMKLHHPAIIETYEIFETSTGKVYIVMELGEKGSLLNYLSNQGAMEESAARSKFQQLASAIQHCHDLDFAHRDLKCDNILLDDGLNFKLSDFGFSKPLCRDGNGKTILSSTFCGSLAYSAPELLEHIPCDPRISDMWSLGIILYAMLFASQPFDSSNVREMLQVQKQQKIPFTKGKNLSTDCKNLIVHLLHPDVSQRLCIDEVLRHPWLQNPKPTRSPRFPNDPKANVKKSPKKTRMENPIVRKCKEWRKKSDPLKDAFL, via the coding sequence TGTGGTGCTTAAAAAGAAGGGCTACAGCCTCGGTGCTACTCTTGGAGAAGGCTCCTATGGCAAAGTGAAAGCTGCCTACAGCCACCGCCTGAAATGCAAAGTGGCCATCAAGATCATTgacaagaagaaaatttctCAGAATGTCCTGGAAAAGTTTCTCCCCAGGGAAATGGAGGCTTTGATGAAACTGCACCACCCAGCAATCATTGAAACCTATGAGATTTTTGAGACTTCCACAGGGAAAGTGTACATTGTGATGGAGCTGGGGGAGAAGGGCAGCCTCCTGAACTACCTGAGCAACCAGGGGGCAATGGAAGAGAGCGCCGCTCGCTCCAAGTTCCAGCAGCTGGCTTCTGCCATCCAGCATTGCCATGACTTGGACTTTGCCCACAGGGACCTGAAATGTGACAATATCCTTCTTGATGATGGCCTTAACTTCAAGCTCTCAGATTTTGGCTTTTCAAAACCCCTGTGTCgagatggaaatggaaaaaccATTCTCAGCAGCACCTTCTGTGGGTCTCTTGCGTACTCAGCCCCCGAGCTGCTTGAGCATATTCCTTGTGACCCCAGGATTTCGGACATGTGGAGCCTGGGCATTATCCTGTATGCAATGCTTTTTGCTTCACAGCCATTTGACAGTTCCAACGTCAGGGAAATGCTCCAGGTTCAGAAACAACAGAAGATTCCCTTCACGAAGGGAAAAAATCTCTCTACAGACTGCAAGAACCTCATCGTCCACTTGCTCCACCCTGATGTGTCCCAGAGGCTGTGCATAGATGAAGTTTTGAGACATCCCTGGCTGCAGAACCCAAAACCCACGCGCAGCCCGCGATTCCCAAACGACCCCAAAGCCAATGTCaagaaaagccccaaaaaaaCCAGGATGGAAAATCCCATTGTGCGTAAGTGTAAGGAGTGGAGGAAGAAATCAGATCCTCTTAAGGATGCTTTCCTTTAA